One Bicyclus anynana unplaced genomic scaffold, ilBicAnyn1.1 scaffold_39, whole genome shotgun sequence genomic region harbors:
- the LOC128199810 gene encoding uncharacterized protein LOC128199810 codes for MDGVNMRALNALGSTVDRPFFIYNENEIVTIMDPPHLLKCFRNNFLKHNIKCTDNFATNAVSGIAKWEHVKEFFKNDNNNPNFVFAPALTDQHIHPNGKQKMKVKLAAQVLSHSVAAGIFAKVARNEISPEAVVTATLISKMDNIFDSLNADTPDLKRGKRYFTNITKKSEHLQLFHDMKTLFQNIYFIGVRCAPPSVNGWIRTIRAVERLWHNLQKFNINALATRRLNQDPLENLFGCIRGHCGSNPNPNVPQFIAGLKTSIVNNLKYKSSLKNCEADANSLLTNMTTFLKTNTYTLSTNSNTLSTSNNIPDDNTIVPDAESDEMQACAYVCGFIFKKLKNNTCEFCKNIMITKNVGPILHFTFTTFKEYNDNKESLNYMNIAFVECVETSATIINEYLVNHSHTSKLKRVSK; via the exons ATGGATGGCGTAAATATGAGGGCGTTAAATGCGTTAGGATCCACGGTTGATAGACCTTTTTTCatatataatgaaaatgaaattgtaacCATAATGGATCCTCCGCatctattaaaatgttttagaaataattttcttaaacaCAACATAAAGTGTACAGATAATTTTGCAACCAATGCAGTATCAg GAATAGCAAAATGGGAGCACGTTaaagagttttttaaaaatgacaataataatCCGAATTTTGTTTTTGCACCTGCACTCACAGACCAACATATACATCCAAATGGGAAACAAAAAATGAAAGTAAAATTAGCAGCGCAAGTGTTAAGCCACTCAGTTGCAGCTGGGATTTTTGCAAAAGTAGCCAGaa atgaaATTTCACCTGAAGCAGTTGTTACAGCCACCTTAATTAGTAAAATGGACaacatatttgactcactgaaTGCAGATACTCCAGATTTAAAAAGAGGAAAacgatattttacaaatataacgaAAAAAAGTGAACATTTACAGTTGTTTCATGATATGAAAACactgtttcaaaatatttattttattggggTTCGCTGCGCTCCTCCTTCTGTCAATGGTTGGATCCGTACCATTAGGGCTGTGGAAAGGCTTTGGCATAACTTGCAAAAATTCAACATTAATGCGTTAGCTACCCGACGACTAAATCAAGATCCTCTAGAAAATTTATTTGGTTGCATAAGAGGTCACTGCGGGTCTAACCCGAATCCAAATGTACCACAATTTATTGCAGGATTGAAAACTAGTattgtcaataatttaaaatataaaagtagccTCAAAAATTGTGAAGCAGATGCAAACTCATTGTTGACAAATATGACTACTTTCTTAAAAACAAACACATATACATTGTCCACAAATTCAAATACGTTGTCAACATCTAATAATATTCCTGACGATAATACCATTGTGCCAGACGCAGAGTCTGATGAAATGCAGGCATGCGCATATGTGTGtgggtttatttttaaaaaacttaaaaacaatacttgtgagttttgtaaaaatataatgattactAAAAATGTTGGACCCATACTTCACTTCACATTCActacttttaaagaatataatgacaataaagaaagtttaaattatatgaATATTGCATTTGTTGAATGTGTAGAGACATCTGCCACAATTATTAACGAATATTTAGTAAATCATTCACatacttcaaaattaaaaagagtatcaaaataa